Part of the Ctenopharyngodon idella isolate HZGC_01 chromosome 8, HZGC01, whole genome shotgun sequence genome, CTTGGTTGCATGCTACTACAAAGAAGTTACGAAACATCAACGGGATCTCATTGTTGAAAGGTATCACTCAGGTGAGGGCTATAAAAAGATTCCAAGGCATGATATACCATGGAACACAGTGAGGACAGTATTCAACAAGTGAAGAAAGTATGGCACAACAGTGACATTATGAAGAACAGGATATCCCTCCAAAATTGAtgagaagacaaagaaaaaactgGTCAGGGAGGCTGTCAAGAGGCCTACAGCAACATTAAAAGAGTTGGTTGCTCCTTACATGTGACAACTAACTCTCATATTCTTCATCTGTCTGGGCTATGGGGCAGGGTGGAAagacacaagaaaaaaaaaaaaaaacatccaagtCCAGCTAAACTTTGCAAAAGCATAAACACAATCTCCCCAAACCATGTGGAAGAATGTGTTATGGTCTTATAAGACCAAGATTAAACTTTTTGGCCAAAATTGTAAAAGTTtggcacaaaaacaacacaacacatcagcaaaagaacaacaaagtgatgcatggtggtggcagcatagGGCTGCTTTTCTTTGGCTGAAACTGGGGCTTTAGTGAAGGTGGAGGGAATCATGAATAGCTCCAAGTGCCAACCCATTTTGGCACAGAACCTTCTGCTGTCTTCTAGAAAGCTAAAAACGAAAATAACTTTTATCTTTCGGCATGgcaatgatccaaaacacacatataaaaaaaaaaaacatctatggGGTAAACTGAAGAGGGCCATGCACTGGAGATGCCCTTGCAATTTAATAGATCTGGAACGATTTTGCAAAGAAGAGTTGGAAAATACTCTCAAGTCAAGACGTGACAATCTAATAGACTCCTGTCCAGCTCAATAAAATCAAAGGGTGCTATTAGGTAGTAAGCATCAGTTTAGGGGTGCACATTTACGCAGTTAGTTATTGCaaggttttcatttttatttttcttctctgaaatgttactttggttttcagtggcattgcactgccatttttacaataaaGGTGAAAAAGATCTCATATGATTTattgttgtttcattttttacatcacaaaaacaagctgttttaaatggggtgtgtagactttttatatccatagatttctatttcaaataaatgttgctgttttactgcatcCTAAGCTGAGTTACATCCTGCAGGTGCCTTCTTTGGCCATTCAGCCAATCATTCTTCAGGCCTTCTTCCCTCCATCACGTCCAGTTGCCGGGGCAAGAATAGTTTAATCTATTTGTTGGTGCTGCAGCAGTCTGGGCCTCTCCGCACACATTTATAAGTTGTTTAACCCcagctatttttttatttttttggtctcACAAGGCCTATGCTTGCCTTTTCATAGCTTCGTTGGGCAGGCATTGGTATGGCGGCATGGGTATTCACATTCCTGTAGCGTCAACACCATGACGCAGCTTAGAGTTCTATTTATTATGTAaacctggttccctgagaaggaaCGAGATGCCTCTTGTGTTGCCACACTTCAGGCATGCCTGTACGTTTTCCTTCAGACAATCAGAATCTGATGACGTCTAATGCAGACCCTCTGTCGGCCAATGAAATTGGTGTGATTACACACATGGTTCAGACACCGGCACACTGAACACTGGAAGCCTTCCTATAGCCTCAACACCATAACGCAGCGCTGAGttctttcgaaagggaacagcATATTCgaaggatttctgaaggatcatgtgacacataaGACTCGAGtaatagctgctgaaaattaATCTCtgccaccacaggaataaattacattttaaaatatattaaaatagaaaaaagggaggctattttaaattagaataatatttcacaattttacatttttccattcattaattctcattttctgtatttatacttaaatatataatttatttctgtttatctTGTCTGAAAATATGAAGGTGTGCCTTTTTCATTGAGACATTACTTTTAAATCTACAACAAAATTTTGCCTTTATTACGTAAAAAGTGTCCCAACAAACCCtctttgtgtgtttctgtctgtATGTGTTGCTGATTTCTACAGGAGGCAGACATCGCTGTGGCGCCACTAACTCTTACAGCTAAACGCGAGACAGCTGTGGACATGAGCAAACCCTTCATGCAGACTGGCCTTAGTTTCATCCTAATGAAAGACTTGGCCTCAGATGACTCGCAGTTCCTGAGCCTCCTTAACCTGTTCTCCACTGAGATGTGGATGGGCTTACTGGTTGCCTACCTGTTGACCTCTGCCTGTATCTTCTTAGTGTCACGGTAAGGGTgggatggtaataccatggaaCTTTGAAATGTAGGATAATAATgaattgtttatattatatgccatggtatttacatggtaTTCCATACCATGATATCCaaaaaatctgcaaaaccatgaCTATGGTTCTGTTTTTTTTAGGATTAGCCCCTGTGAATGGGAACAACCAGAGAAAGAAAATGTCTTCACGCTCTCACACAGTTTTTGGTATACTGTGGGAGCACTGACTCTTCAAGGTAACGTACATAGCATGAATAAGTATGGTTACAAGTATTTACACCCTCACATGCTTCAGACTGAGAGgaacaatacaacaaaacaacttAGCTAATCGTAGGCTGTTTTTCAGCAGGATTTACTTGGATTTGGATTTGGATTTTATCACATTAAATAGTTAAGAGCCAGTTAATGAATAAACATTGGCCATTGGTATTATGGTAAATtggaattatttaattttgttaaataacatTGCAACAACCATAAAAGTGTCATAGGCTCACTGGGAAACATCTCAATACTCCAAAAACATCTACATACATCACATTCACAACAGTTTTCAGCTAAAATGAACATCAGTTAGCATAGGCtacagcagtggttcccaaactttttctgCAGGGCCCCCCTTTTGTAGAGAAAAACAACAAtcattaatttatatttctACAAGGCTCCCTGCAGTACTCAATTCTGATTCTTCAATCgtgccatctagtggtctgTTATTGCACAACAACAACCACTACAACTGATAACAGACCATTCAAGCAGGTACTGCAAGGTGTTTTGAGATAATAAAACTAGATGagccaatgtgcatgtgcagtcctaagcgcgagtctcaggtttctatgggaaccggagcttctaacggcagctgcagtgacgcaatgacttgaTCAATCAGCGACTGGcacttttacttagaaggcgggacgtactccaccatattgcacgttgcagtttctcccattcataactatgCCAAGTtcacactacaggattttaagcccaATTTGCAAGTTAACGAGCTCGCCGACAGGTCGGGCTGTGATTAGGGGGCAAATCAGCGGGTGACCGGTGCTCGtcaatctttatgtgtgaactatTCAACGATGCATCAAAGACGCTTGCTGACGCGTCGCCAACACCTCGCTGACGCCACACAAATATCCAGCATGATAAACATCTGGAGCCGTCAGCCAACTCAACATCCTGTGGTGTCAAGTGTCGATGAGctacagccaatgaaatatacagtaatgtctatggaagcagcaatcagatacacattgtgtaagtaactttaAAGCTCACTCACTCTATTGTTCTCTCAGTTCACTGGCCACTTGTATTTCgggacaaatggatgaattctCGTGCTGTAGcctgtaaatccgactgacaggaaTCTCTGAACTGAGGCGCAAACAAACATGGTGGCGCCCATCTCGAGATGGATCGAGGTCATTATATAGgtttttaaaagacaaaacactcacttgcacatatttgagaattggaatatcagatagttgatgacatggtgatAGTCACAGATAGTCATACAGTGTGGCCGGCTGGCCGGAGTGTGTCATGTGACAACCATGACACGtcgtcatggaaacaataaaaggaaatgttctaaaataacggtcgccttcactctgggaggtcagccagaatattttaaacttatgtgtaaattaatttaatttgaattaaatctaattcaaaatttaatctaattctTTCCaatgtccattttcaaataaagtcattGGGTGACAGAGTTGTTGTCAGCTCGTGTAATGTGTAACCCCCTGTTGCGAATCATTTAAGTAGTGTCACATAGTGTGAACACCACAGCAAATGTTCAGgactccacagcaagtcatgtagtctgaacagcacagcgatctgccAACGTTTAAAGTCCTGTACTGTGAACTTGGCataataggagtgaaccatctttctatatctatagtctttgtgaTAGGGCAGCAATGCAATGCGGAGCACTCGGATATGAGTTGGCCTGCCCTACTTTGAAACACGAGTCACGATAGAAGAGCACAAAGATAAGCAAGCTAAAATGACATGATTGCTTCTGCAAATGCGTTTTTATCTCACGTGTTATCTTGTGCTTGTTAACACTATCAGTTGGGTTTAGATGGTAGGCCTAAATTATTTCAAATGCGAATAGAGCATTTAGACTCACTCACCGGACATTTTATTTCCGAACAGTCGTGATATGTAGCCTACAACAACCAAGGTAATAAAATGTTGCCACATTCATTCGTTTCATataaaactgaacattattttagtgtcactCCCTGGACATTTCACTTGAACATAATATCATGTTGCAGAAATGACGACACAGGCACGTTTTGCAGTGAACCTGGGTTGCCAGATTACTTCAGAACGAATTTGCAGCGACATATagtttactaaaaattaaaagtttgttATAAATCTTTACCGTAGGTGCTGGTCCTCACCCAAAGGCTCTTTCAGGACGGGTTATTACAGCTATCTGGTGGCTGTTTTCATTAGTGTTGCTTGCTTGTTACTTTGCCAACCTCAGTTTATGGCTGCATTCAGACAACCAGCAACTGTCAATCAAGAGCTTTGAAGACCTTGCTAATCAAAACTTGATTGAGTACGGTACCATTAAAGATTCTTCCTCTTTTGCATTCTTCAAGGTAAGACACAGCTTTTTTGTCAATGCAATTAATAGAATCATTTCATTGtaatatataacattaatactgttatatagaaagacagaaaaatGTTGACTGTTAGTTTctttgaagggttagttcaaactgaaaaatctgtcataaattactcaccctcatgtcgtcccaaacccataaaacttctgttcatcttctgaacacaaataacaatatttgtaatatattctTTCAACTATTTCTGTCTAGTAGGCCTCGGTATCAAAAATGTTTAACTTCAAAGCACATAGTAAAAGTATATGTATCGAGCGTTTTAAACAAATCTCATGAAGAGACAGGATCACTGTATATGATGAgcatattaaatttaatttaagcttttattcacatatttgaTCAATGCACATCAAACGTGGTCATCGGCAGCTCAGCTTACTTGGTGAACTGAGaacctgttcatcatataaagtgattgttcAAAACACTTTGATTAAACCGTTCaatttgattacttttatgattttgACAGTATTGATGGATGACTGACAGTAGTTTTAGTATATACAAAAAAAGTCTATTAACAACTCTAAGTAATGCAACTACAATTCTACATTTTAGGTAAACTAATAAACTTGTATAAACTAAGTCTGAATCATTTAATGTCTGTTGGTTATGCACCCATATGACTTTAAGCATTATTTGAAGAGCTGCTGTCAACCAagtttaactttatttgtcTTTCACCAGAACTCAAACAACCCCACATACCACAGAATCTATGAGCACATCAAGGATGCCCAGAGCTATTCACTCACTGCAACAGAAGGTATCCACAGGGCTCTGAAAGGCAACTATGCTTTCATCGGCGAATCTGTATCCCTCGACCTGGCAGTGGCGAGATACTGTAACCTTACACGTGCCCCAGAAATCATTGGCATGAGGGGATACAGCATTGCTGCTCCTTTAGGTATGCTCTCTGATGCatacaattatattattttgcatacagaaaatgaagtctcaaaattcttatttttagaCATACCATGGTAATGCCATGGATTAATGGTTTAATGTTCCATGATAATACCATGATATTCTTGTAACTACCATTCATTTACCATGTAAAAAACATGGTACATGAATATTGTAATCAGTAGTGCCATGGTATTAGCATCTGATACCATCCTAGTACCATCACAGTACTTCTTTAAATGGTGGCACTgtctcattgtgtgtgtgtgcgtttgtgtgtttgtgtgttggtttgtgtatgtgtatgtgtgtgtgtgtgtgttaatgtccTCAGGCTCTCCTTTAATTAAAAACCTAAGTGTTGCCATTCTCCAACTGAGCGAGTCTGGTGAGCTGGATTACTTGCGCAGTAAGTGGTGGTCCAGCAGTTGTGTGGCTAAAAATGGCAAGAGTGCTCCACTGAAGCCCGCCAGTCTGAAGGGAATCTTCTTATTACTGGCACTTGGTCTGGGACTGGGGCTTTTCTTGGCTTTAATGGAACTGGCCGCCAAATCACGCAAAATCGCTAACACTCAGCAGGTGAGTCCAATAATTTTATATGTGGGGTCCTttttccatctctctctctctctctatatatatatatgaagattCAGTGGATTTGAAGcaaaagtatttgatgaacgcATACTATGTACGGAGAGTGTTCGCTCAAAATCATTATCTGATTTTTCAACCGTGATAATAAAAAAGGGCTGTTTTCAAAATCgtcccctataccctcatttaCTATTCCCTGCATTACTCCACTAacatagtccacttgaaggagtgattgaaaacaagtgagtgaattcggacactgagtgtgcAGGAAGGGCTGGCGCTTTTGCATactttgtgcttgctgtttaataatcatttgatacttagcaaactggcagctccagtagtaatgaaaagagtGGAATGGAAACTAGCATATAAATCTTAatcaaacaatttaataatcaattaaaaaggaatttatatctgtgtgatattacgctgtagccacattggaccagcggtttggaaagtggatggatgattcagctgcgggcgccatcttctggtctAATGCGGGAATTCGTTTGGGGTgcaactctcacagtgcattatgggtattctctagccgctgagtgtacatcggttgtacacttgttatagcggtgcattgtgggattgaatgagtgcactcgataacatccactatggtttcggacaccactacaaatggctgtccctcaaatagtgccttatttaagggtatagggggcgatttcagacacagcccaGGTTTCTTACCGGCACACTAaggccctctagtggttaaaaaacaaaactgctttCATTTTGTGGTAGAACATTGTTTTGATTGTGCTTAGGCTCTGCATGACTGAGTGGATGAATATGGTTCTTTTTgataactaaaaaaaagagagaaagagattatCCTATTGCTCAtgaaacattcactactaggcttgagatataaccagtttagatggaaaggatctcaagctggcTAGCTGAAGACATTATGTATTAACAGACACGGTACttcattgaaaataaattccagcacagcgctacaacaaccaCAATGAAATGatccttcacaatagata contains:
- the si:ch211-251b21.1 gene encoding probable glutamate receptor, translating into MTPLGLILVSSALLAGVWAGGPQTLRVTTIKEEPYAMSKGSELEGFCIDLLSAVSKKLDFKYDIHLVKDGRYGITDDSGNWNGMIGEVVRGEADIAVAPLTLTAKRETAVDMSKPFMQTGLSFILMKDLASDDSQFLSLLNLFSTEMWMGLLVAYLLTSACIFLVSRISPCEWEQPEKENVFTLSHSFWYTVGALTLQGAGPHPKALSGRVITAIWWLFSLVLLACYFANLSLWLHSDNQQLSIKSFEDLANQNLIEYGTIKDSSSFAFFKNSNNPTYHRIYEHIKDAQSYSLTATEGIHRALKGNYAFIGESVSLDLAVARYCNLTRAPEIIGMRGYSIAAPLGSPLIKNLSVAILQLSESGELDYLRSKWWSSSCVAKNGKSAPLKPASLKGIFLLLALGLGLGLFLALMELAAKSRKIANTQQKSCCSVMSAELSQRFRGGEVTSPESSEKSKA